In Centropristis striata isolate RG_2023a ecotype Rhode Island chromosome 1, C.striata_1.0, whole genome shotgun sequence, one DNA window encodes the following:
- the LOC131971406 gene encoding 3-mercaptopyruvate sulfurtransferase-like, with amino-acid sequence MALQAKTLVTSKWLADALKVQGKMRILDTSWFLPKLRRNAKSEFKKKHIPGAAFFDIDQCCDKTSPLDHMLPSERNFADYVGNLGIEHDTHVVLYDASQFGAFSAPRVWWMFRVFGHSAVSLLNGGLRNWELEGLPVSDQYVKPSPSEFKASLNRSWIKTYEDILDNLDTKRFQVVDARPAGRFRGLEPEPRDNTEPGHIPGSINVPFHSFLSTSGHFLPKEQLQGLFARAGVDLSLPICVLCGSTVTACNVALAAHECGHPDVSVYDGGWSEWYTRAVPENVISEGRGKHL; translated from the exons ATGGCGCTTCAAGCGAAAACTCTGGTCACCTCTAAATGGCTGGCCGATGCTTTAAAGGTTCAGGGGAAAATGCGCATCTTGGACACTTCTTGGTTTTTGCCCAAATTGCGGCGAAACGCCAAGAGCGAGTTCAAGAAGAAGCACATCCCGGGCGCAGCTTTCTTTGACATAGATCAGTGTTGTGATAAAACTTCTCCTCTGGACCACATGCTCCCGTCTGAGAGGAACTTTGCAGATTACGTCGGAAATTTGGGGATCGAGCACGACACGCACGTCGTGTTGTACGACGCCAGCCAGTTCGGCGCGTTCTCTGCGCCCCGTGTGTGGTGGATGTTCCGGGTGTTCGGGCACAGCGCGGTCTCGTTGCTCAACGGGGGGCTCAGGAACTGGGAGCTGGAGGGTCTACCAGTGAGTGACCAGTACGTCAAACCATCACCGTCCGAGTTCAAGGCTTCCCTGAACCGCTCCTGGATCAAGACCTACGAGGACATCCTGGATAACCTGGACACCAAAAGGTTCCAGGTGGTGGACGCCAGGCCTGCAGGCAGGTTCAGAGGACTGGAACCTGAACCCAGAGACA ACACAGAGCCAGGCCATATCCCCGGTTCCATCAACGTGCCCTTCCACTCCTTCCTGTCCACCTCGGGTCACTTCCTGCCCAAGGAGCAACTCCAGGGTTTGTTCGCCCGGGCGGGTGTGGACCTCAGCCTCCCTATATGTGTCTTGTGTGGCTCGACTGTTACTGCATGTAACGTGGCGCTGGCGGCCCATGAATGCGGGCACCCTGATGTGTCGGTGTACGACGGTGGTTGGTCGGAGTGGTACACCCGCGCCGTGCCTGAGAACGTCATATCTGAAGGACGGGGGAAACATTTGTGA
- the rps19bp1 gene encoding ribosomal protein S19 binding protein 1, translating into MSASLIRRGLELLNDDIKDVSKMKKKKKQQQQTPSSAKVMELVSTKRQGVTKQVKRLQGRLGPGKSKATVKDKRIKSAVEEFRKKQPKSHMSANLKYFLESHKATDSDTLKIQSHNSGRQSRNRPEPVAKKAKEEESLFTEEEFQQFQKEYFGRTVEKKK; encoded by the exons ATGTCGGCATCGTTGATCAGGAGAGGACTGGAGTTATTGAACGATGATATTAAAG ATGTcagtaaaatgaagaagaagaagaagcagcagcagcagacacccAGCTCGGCCAAGGTGATGGAGCTAGTCAGCACAAAGCGACAGGGCGTCACCAAGCAGGTTAAACGGCTGCAGGGTCGCCTGGGTCCGGGCAAGAGCAAAGCTACAGTCAAAGACAAGAGGATCAAGTCTGCAGTGG AGGAGTTCAGGAAGAAGCAGCCGAAAAGCCACATGAGCGCCAACCTcaagtactttttggaaagtcaCAAAGCGACAGATTCTGACACTTTAAAG ATCCAGAGCCATAATTCCGGGAGACAGTCGAGGAATCGCCCGGAGCCGGTCGCCAAGAAGGCCAAGGAGGAGGAGTCTTTGTTCACAGAGGAGGAGTTCCAGCAGTTCCAGAAGGAATACTTTGGCAGGACTgtggagaagaagaagtaa